CTTAATGGGGGTTTCCACCAGCAAATCCCTTTCTATGGATCATTAGTCAGAAAATTGCATGGGAACTTTTAGGATCAGAGTGTTCATTGCTACTGGCTTATCAGCTGGTCCAGTTTGGATCTGAACTTGAGCTGGTTTCTACACACAATAATAAAGCTAATTTGTCTTCGTCTTTAAAGTCAGAGTtggagggactcccctggtggtccagtggttgagaatccatcctgcaatgcaggggatgccggttcgatccctggtcggggaactaagatcccacatgccgaggggcaactaagcccatgtgctgcgactactgagcccacatgctctagagcccgtgcaccacgactagagagaagcccacatgctgcaactagagagaagcccgcacaccgcaacgaaagatctcacatgccacaactgagaccctatgcagccaaaaaataaataaataataaagtcagAGTTGGAGATAAGAACTTAGGATGTGTTATACTGCCTTATCATtaccttcttcctttctgaagtGAGGAATTCATTTCTTGGGGAAAATTATTAATCTCTGCCTTATTGACCTCAGGCTTGGCTATGTCACTTGTTTGGGCCAATGAAATGGGGATGGAAGTGGTGTGTATAATTTCTGAGCAGAAGTTCTAAGAGCCAGTGCATAGTACACCATGTACTCTTTTTTGTGTTTCGTTTTGTTGGCTGAgctgcaaggcttgtgggatcttatttccccaaccagggattgaacctgggccccagcagtgaaagcgccaagtccaaACCAGGGGATTCCCTCCATCATGTACTCTTACCTCTCTACTCTATGACCAGAAATGTCCCAGATACAACTGCACCTTCATCCTGAATCCTGGTGAGGAGCTGAGAGTCAGCCTACTCAAGATGGTTGTgttgcagacttccctggtggctcagtagttaagaatccacctgccaatgcaggagccatgggttcgagccctggtccaggaagatcccacatgccacagagcaactaagcctgtgggccacaactacagagcctgcactctagagcccgcaaaccacaactactgagcccacatgccacaactactaaagcccacatgcctagagcctgtgctccacaacaagagaagccaccacaatgagaagtccgtgcaccacgatgaagagtagcccccacttgccacaactagagaaagcccgcacgcagcaacaaagacccaatgcaaccaaaaatataattaattaattatttatttttaaaaagatggttgTGTTGCATAAGTGAGCAATAAACCTTTGTTGTTATAAGCCACTGTAATTTGAGGGTCATTTGTTACTAAAGCATAACCCAGCCTAAGCAGACTGATACAAAAGTAGTCAGCGAGAAGGTAGTTGGTGAATCCATGAGGATATGTGAGATGACCCCAGAGAGAGTATAAAGACAGAAGAGAAATGAGAGTCCAGGATAGGACCCTGAGACACTCCAGTATTCAAGAggtgggaagaagaaagagaaccaGAAACTATGACTGAGAAAAACCAGACAGAAATTGAAGGAAGACAAAGAGAGGGTAGTATCACTAAGGTCAAAGTAGGAGAGAGTTACAAGAAGGAGTTGGTGAGGAATGGGTTGGATGCTACTGAGAGGTCTTCTAGGGTGAGAACTGGAGAAGCAATTGCAGGATTTAGCTATAAGAAATTGTTGTTGTGGAGTGGAGTTCTGGGAACAGAAGCCAACTGTAAGGGCTATGGAGCCTGAATTAGGTAAGGAAATGGAGCCAGTGgaaaagagagatggagaaataGTTGAAGAGAAGAGGACAGATTAAGAAAGGGGTTTTATAAAAGGGGAGACCACTGATGGGCAGGTACTTGTAGAAAGGAAGTTTTGAAAAATGGAGGATAAGAGAAGGATAACTTATGGAGGAAAGACATAAGAGGGGCCAGGATCAGGCACTGGCCCCTCTCATGTCATTAAGAGAAATTGATTGATTTTGACGGGGGAGCAAAAGGACGGTGGAGACAGGTAGGAGAGTGGTATAGATGATGTGGAATTTCTACCTGGTAGCTTCTGTGAGGGAGAGGGCAAAGTAATCcatttggagagagagaggacatgATGGAGTAGTGGATAAGAGGAAGCAGAGAAGATTTGAAAGAGTTGGAGTGAAACTTTCAAGAAACAGAGGTAAGAAATAATAATGTCATAGAGACAGGAGTAGGCAGAAGAGCATGTTTCCCCAGATTGCAGCCCCAGATTATTCATCTTCTTGCCCCCCTTCCATGGATACTGAATACAAGGACTCTTTGCAGCTTTGTATCAATGACAGTCTTGGGGATGGCAGAGGCAGAACAATCCCATGCAGCCAGAATTCTTCAACTCTGAGAGAAACTCACCTTTCATTTCCATGTGTGTCATTAAggatgcttttggctgcaagtaacagtaAGTTTTCACTCAACTGGCTTAAAAAATAATGTGAACTTGTTATCTCACACAAAGTAAGGTAATgaataaagacacaaaaatccttaacaaaatattggcaTATAGAATTCAGCAGTAGATcaaaaaaattatacaccatgacctaAAGGATTCATTCCAAGGTTGCAAGtttggttcaatatttgaaaaccagTCAATACAATCCACCAAGAcaggctaaaggaaaaaaaaatcacgtgATCATATCAAtcaatgaagaaaaacatttgccaaatttcaacatccattcatgatttttttttttaattgggctgcatcaggtcttagttgtggcatgcgagatctttcattgcagcacacgggctcttcgttgcagtgtgcagtcttctctctagttgtggcacacaggttccagagcacacaggcttctctagttgtggcacacgggctccagagtgcacaagctcagtagttgcagcacatgggctctctagttgtggcacacgggctcagtagttgcggcacacgggctctctagttgtggcgcacaggctctagagcgctcaggctcagtagttgtggcacacgggcttagttgtcccatggcatgtgggatcttagttccctgacagggGATCTAACACatgttccctgcactggaaggtggatttttaaccactggaccaccagggaagtccccaatcataatttttaaaaactcttagaaaaataggaatagaaaggaacttcctcaacttgaaaaAGAGCATccacaaaaaacctacagctgacatttacacttaatggtgaaactgaatgttttccccctaagatcaggaagaaggcaaAGATGCCCTCTTTCACCCTTCTAATTCAACATAGTACTACAGTTCTatccagtgcaataaggcaagaaaaggaaataaaagacatacagatcAGACAAGAAAATTATTTGCAGTCAACATCATTGTCTACATAGAACAATGCCCACAGTGGAACTTAATGATTTTTTGGTGACAACTCTCTCTGTGATATTTCTCCCAGCACATTGCCACCCTGACAATAGTCATCCCAGGTTTAGAACCACAGGAAGTTGGGGTGAATGTAACACAAACACAATTTTAACACATATCTTTAGAAATACTAGCAGATATAGACCGTAGGTCCATGATAAAGCCATGGTCCGGCTGATCTGCCCAGACACAGCCTCCTCTAGACATCTTATTACTTAATGTAATGATAGCTTGTGATGCAACGAAATCTTCCATTGTTGTGGCTGAAAACATTCTCAATGATTCTTTCActcctcattcatttattctttcatagtcTCTTCATCTCTCACTTCGCCTTCCCACTGCAATACATGCACACTCAGAGGGCCACAGTCACATACGCAGTTGTGCAGTCACTTATACAGTCACATATAAACAAGGTCAATGTCATAGACAAATTGTTTATTTTCACACATTTTACAAAAAATACaagaataaatatcttttaagGGCTTCAAAAACAAATAGGGATCTGGAAGCAATAATCCAGTGGAGGTAGTTTGTGCATAAATAATATCTAAGATGctgagacagggcttccctggtggcgcagtgcttaagaatccacctgccaatgcaggggacacgggttagagcgctggtccgggaagatcccacatgccgcggaacaactaagcccgcgagccacaactactgagcccacgtgccacaactactgaagcccgcacgcctagagccagtgatccgcagcaagagaagccaccacaatgagaagcccacgcagcgcaatgaagagtagcccgtgcttgccgcaactagagaaagcccgtgcacagcaacaaagacccaatgcagctagaaataaattaattaattaaatttaaaaaaaaataaaaaagatgctgAGACAGTTGGGTCTCCAGGGTCAGACACGCTGGTCTCCACTGGCAACACATTTCAGGTCCCGGGTGAGGAGCCGGAAGAGGTTGAACATGACAGAGGCTTCGAGGCAGTCCCGGGACtcctggagggagagagggatggcTCAGTAGCTCACACGTCTGggctcccagctgagcccagccatCGGTTTCCCCTCCCCGGTCACTCACCTTCTTCGGGGCATCCTGGAGCCGGTGCAGCCAGTGGTGGAGGCGGCCCCGGGGCCTGGGGCCTGCTGTGGGCTGAGCTGGGACCTGTGGGCAGAGGAGGGTGGTGTTGAGGGTGTGAGGCAGGGCCTGGGACAGAGGGGGACGTACAGGTGGCCAGAGCCCAGACACGGCCCGGGTGCCCCGAGCACTCACACAGGCCTGGAGCTTGGAGTGGATGTGGTGCAGCGTGTGAAGGGGCTGGTCCAGGATGTGGTCCAGGGATGAGTTAGCCATGGCCTCCAGGACATTCAGTGTCAGGGCCAGCTCAGCCTCCAAGGCCACGGGGCGCTCCCACACCTGAGGAGGAGACAGAAGACAGGTGAGAGTTGCACGTGAGAGGGAACAGGCGAGGAGGCACAGGTGAGGGGGACAGAGGAAGGGACAGTGGAAGGTGAAAGTCGGGGTCAGGTGAGAGCCGATGTGCTTGGCTGAGGGGAAGGGGTCAGGGGacgggtggggagggcagggagagaaggacgtgagagaaggaggaggtgagggTCCACCTGCAGAGCCGGAGCGGGGCGGGCAGGTGAGGG
This region of Balaenoptera acutorostrata chromosome 19, mBalAcu1.1, whole genome shotgun sequence genomic DNA includes:
- the LOC103012509 gene encoding interferon lambda-3, with translation MAPGCTLVLVLMTAAPSRTGAAPVPSPLGALPGARGCHMAQFKSLSPQELQAFKRAKDAFEESLLQKDWDCSSRLFPRTRDLRQLQVWERPVALEAELALTLNVLEAMANSSLDHILDQPLHTLHHIHSKLQACVPAQPTAGPRPRGRLHHWLHRLQDAPKKESRDCLEASVMFNLFRLLTRDLKCVASGDQRV